In Uranotaenia lowii strain MFRU-FL chromosome 2, ASM2978415v1, whole genome shotgun sequence, one genomic interval encodes:
- the LOC129742595 gene encoding mucin-5AC-like isoform X2 gives MAADSDGEQQQNTTSISNTRTLKAVVICEGNLQDPDFQSRLDGLVEKLTSLVEEPASTDEDEANQDRKKSGKLTVDKVEPWNSVRVTLSIPKEAAIKLRRLAAEGNSALRALGILSVQLEGDTVLSLRLVGQEIVLRTDNSAATAPISGISSSSNSGLGELTRILSQQQQQQPQVQLPQGPPALPLAEDGIVAGPSKVVASPQMQPKVSPIAATATVGPALVSTPIMNGPVMAAVDGAAVFKSPNTICPMDGKLPAHVPNVVDSRGGSEYPFESMTQARVIQRRENTLNMGNTTVTSAAMASLQTVASGPAGVVVKTPTGNHFVAPNPPGSNAPPPYPASLTGAKTVMPILGPPGSGSGHIGNVAMTSPLLVNLLQNESAISQSLAAAKNKSSGINKHQEPSVGVGGVISKVTAGSAMNAISENEQSVNSGVSQKTSTSTCNMAGSTSNSSSNNNSRSNNNNPVHPVISGNSESGVVATSQTIVVNSGVVPIAAGSAGQPISASANNTNSNNMMTNSSSLTNTANNNQSVINVQPSLITPPMSVPSSSKHVNVQQPRFNLGLSGAAVARPSQTQQQQQQTLRPPAGMIPQQQRPLQQSPLQPTHSQELSLSRFPAQQQFRQPAISQQQQQRWPSATPQSMDSATKTSFQEFTRYQMQYNLSQQQLNKQQTVQQQAGASGDLLSLGLGDLPDLGKNDLDSLLPTLNSVDLEGAFLDGLDLDLEHSLTPTGIKQNVQQAAERKWKQQFLINPLTGELEETQTEETEDNDEELLKSYPEFNSEMSNSLYSDDDDNSCSTGFSKFTSDVSDTERSATLDGTGGFGNNLSIASSSSAMSKLGKPSKMKKEKAKDSTKNSTKSKEKKPREKKSSLKQVKTVAKIVSTESGGESPGSQEAIKLRLKLDKSEAISVSLVQTPVASGSAPSLNSSVGGNNKKVQSSQVLAESSGMPLSGIGGVSNSTSPESTIQALPSASLQNILSSSGTPVSELVGPIQQSQASSTQTSQQTFGNNSFMGTNNSAGLSSTATTASSGGGTLSSSPAGEELRVPPLHISLRGKKSVVIKNSKKDRKKSQSGGEEDSDGSGYQFSKKTTIKQRSSHSTDSRLTVVMTSDASIRLKVEEPGPSSLPSSPNHHNHIHIGSTMGKLKSNKLEDLNPSTIAASSPNDSGPIPDHQHKRSASDLLQSPNGLILCPEKRRRLSAGPSDLVGASGGNSINEINEIYETLISSTEGGPIGSTNVGTLPQSSLLAAATSSAKNLKSSSTNNSINNNNAFGKCTSSNSGSNFSSSSSNKSSIKPTQSSPTTSSVSSPGALVVASNTLSSTQSPSKPSSPVPSSPSSDKITATTSSGKPPPEETVESGSDSSGNYPNISSNPVTTTSSPEVSINQRISTTVTHHHHHHHNRPPEKAGDSPASTSSFNDQSPNHHQHHTQQQQQVPSIASASGHLHSSQGVRGSPGSQAQGEDSGIESMDALSEKSPHQLSHSPQGTEPPGCKLLRVDSPKDKVVVSSPQEVEPKESLKDDSSNNNNNTNIDEYIDIEAALAKMEGLSDIQVTAATTVIERPVKLNGDHTTLMKPNQTEEAQIKLDSANLSKILDDIDDVEMVVMSESPTTATTNIKGNSIDEMSSSAHSGTIGEPVQKEPDAVTKGEEEEDWLLKAEKKQQQQQQQQQEKGEANDILTSNSNNNLTDKAELKLDTKQLVLEDCCSNKEVFSLKSECDSKIVDCKTVIKNDPEEAIVSSVKQEDGQIKSGPKNSSSVGDKNNDLCVSEKNGNASEGRKNVKSSGVEQPILSDLKPRHEQPPLYSYSSEKARERRSAANSTSSNSSTPTVVDIIDLDDSGKSDLDPPEKQIHSPLSIDIPTHPESAEKRIRTRASSKLESPLEPPRQSPSIDSPAAERLKNTGAKNVSTVSTVSVSTNNNASGGDRLSPKTLPKTTKRKRQGSESSTQSCLSDDIAVVPSRIKKPRKASAPTAAITSSERQRKPPSGRGANLRKAATAPVTSTASTSPTTAVSTTITVEDSSDSDEPLIEIAGTSGTVTTPTSAEEEKPVRNSKSTSGAKNSSTSSLPAVTSNNPSNKQQNTHLRSASASSHTQQQTATATQDEKISTRRSVRMTTSTLSTAAMNNKAKEKAAAQTSTVSENHRDSSSSPVQQNHHVGTGAAGEQQQHNSKSNNHQANNHQNSVVAAAAVSIGSGGSIKGSCSNTSAETKVSATAVVAASVTAESNVAGSTPEGRRKTRSAGLETTTEGRRRRASRDSK, from the exons ATGGCGGCCGATAGCGACGGTGAACAACAACAGAATACGACTAGTATCAGCAACACCCGAACGCTCAAAGCCGTTGTCATTTGCGAAGGGAACCTTCAAGATCCAGATTTTCAGTCGCGTCTAGACGGACTTGTGGAGAAGCTAACTTCGTTGGTGGAAGAACCAGCATCCACTGACGAGGACGAGGCCAACCAGGATAGAAAAAAGAGTGGAAAACTTACGGTAGATAAG GTTGAACCATGGAACAGTGTCCGGGTTACTTTGTCCATACCGAAAGAGGCGGCCATCAAATTACGGAGGTTGGCTGCCGAAGGAAACAGCGCCCTGCGGGCTCTTGGCATACTATCCGTACAGCTCGAAGGCGACACCGTTTTGTCGCTGAGGTTAGTGGGGCAGGAAATTGTGCTCCGGACGG ATAACTCGGCAGCTACTGCGCCAATTTCTGGTATTAGTAGCAGTTCTAATAGTGGCTTAGGAGAGCTAACACGAATACTCtcccaacaacagcagcagcaacctcAAGTGCAGCTGCCGCAAGGACCACCTGCCTTACCATTAGCTGAAGATGGTATTGTTGCTGGTCCTTCGAAAGTTGTTGCTTCTCCTCAAATGCAGCCAAAAGTGTCCCCAATAGCAGCGACTGCGACCGTTGGACCAGCACTGGTTTCGACACCTATAATGAACGGTCCAGTTATGGCAGCAGTCGATGGTGCAGCAGTGTTCAAATCACCCAACACTATTTGTCCAATGGATGGCAAACTGCCAGCTCACGTGCCAAATGTGGTAGACAGTCGAGGAGGTAGCGAGTATCCGTTCGAAAGTATGACTCAAGCAAGGGTAATTCAACGGAGAGAGAATACCTTGAACATGGGCAATACCACAGTGACATCCGCAGCAATGGCTTCACTACAAACGGTAGCCTCAGGTCCTGCTGGTGTTGTTGTGAAAACGCCTACCGGCAACCATTTCGTAGCACCCAATCCACCTGGTAGCAATGCACCACCTCCTTATCCGGCCTCATTAACCGGAGCGAAAACTGTTATGCCTATCTTAGGTCCGCCGGGGTCTGGTTCAGGGCACATCGGTAATGTGGCTATGACTAGCCCGTTATTAGTAAATTTGTTGCAGAATGAAAGTGCAATTTCACAAAGCTTGGCGGCTGCGAAGAACAAGTCCAGCGGCATAAACAAACACCAAGAACCTTCAGTGGGGGTTGGTGGCGTAATCTCTAAGGTTACAGCCGGAAGTGCGATGAACGCTATCAGTGAGAATGAACAAAGTGTGAACAGTGGTGTTTCTCAAAAGACATCAACATCAACGTGTAACATGGCTGGTAGTACTAGTAACAGTAGTAGCAACAACAACAGTAGAAGTAATAATAACAATCCAGTGCATCCAGTGATCAGTGGTAATAGCGAAAGTGGTGTCGTAGCCACATCGCAGACAATAGTAGTCAACTCTGGTGTAGTACCAATAGCAGCGGGATCAGCCGGACAACCGATCAGTGCTAGTGCAAACAACACTAATTCGAACAATATGATGACAAACAGTAGTAGTTTAACCAATACCGCTAACAACAATCAGAGTGTTATAAATGTGCAGCCTTCTCTTATAACTCCACCAATGTCAGTGCCTTCTTCAAGTAAACACGTTAATGTGCAGCAACCAAGATTTAATCTCGGCCTCAGTGGGGCTGCAGTAGCGCGACCATCTCAAacccagcagcaacaacaacaaactctTCGACCTCCAGCGGGCATGATTCCGCAGCAGCAGAGACCTCTACAACAGTCACCACTACAACCAACGCATTCCCAGGAACTAAGCTTAAGTCGGTTTCCAGCTCAACAGCAGTTTCGGCAACCAGCTATTtctcaacaacagcaacagcggTGGCCTTCGGCGACTCCCCAGTCGATGGATTCGGCAACAAAAACCAGCTTTCAAGAGTTCACTCGTTACCAGATGCAGTACAATCTTAGCCAGCAACAGTTGAACAAGCAACAAACCGTGCAGCAACAAGCAGGTGCGAGCGGCGATCTCCTAAGTTTAGGGCTAGGTGACTTACCGGATTTGGGAAAAAACGATCTGGATTCACTTCTGCCCACACTTAACTCGGTTGATTTGGAGGGAGCATTTTTGGACGGCTTGGACCTGGATCTTGAGCATTCGCTAACTCCAactggaataaaacaaaacgtGCAACAGGCCGCGGAACGGAAATGGAAACAACAATTTCTAATAAATCCGCTAACCGGAGAACTGGAAGAAACGCAAACAGAAGAAACTGAGGACAACGACGAAGAGCTCTTGAAAAGCTATCCGgaatttaattctgaaatgTCCAATTCTTTATACTCAGATGATGATGATAACTCGTGTAGTACAGGGTTTTCAAAGTTTACATCCGATGTTAGCGATACTGAAAGGTCAGCAACATTGGATGGGACAGGTGGTTTTGGTAATAATCTGTCAATCGCTTCCAGTTCATCGGCTATGTCTAAATTGGGCAAACCAAGTAAAATGAAGAAGGAAAAAGCTAAAGATAGCACtaaaaattcaaccaaatcTAAGGAAAAGAAACCGAGGGAGAAGAAATCCTCATTGAAACAAGTCAAAACTGTGGCCAAAATAGTGTCGACGGAAAGCGGTGGAGAATCACCCGGAAGTCAAGAAGCAATCAAGTTGAGATTGAAGTTGGATAAATCCGAGGCCATTAGTGTAAGTTTGGTGCAGACACCTGTTGCAAGTGGAAGTGCTCCAAGTTTAAATAGCAGCGTTGGTGGAAACAACAAGAAAGTGCAATCATCACAAGTGCTAGCAGAGTCTTCGGGAATGCCGCTTAGCGGCATTGGAGGAGTTTCTAATTCCACATCACCCGAGTCGACGATACAAGCTTTACCTTCGGCTTCTTTACAGAATATACTTTCTTCTTCCGGTACTCCTGTATCGGAATTAGTTGGGCCAATCCAACAGTCACAAGCTTCGTCTACCCAGACTTCACAACAAACGTTCGGTAATAATAGCTTTATGGGGACAAACAACAGTGCGGGCTTGAGCTCTACTGCGACAACTGCAAGCAGTGGTGGAGGTACTTTGTCATCATCTCCTGCGGGCGAGGAGCTTCGTGTGCCCCCTTTGCATATTAGTCTTCgaggaaaaaaatcagttgttatcaaaaattccaaaaaggaTAGGAAGAAAAGCCAAAGCGGTGGCGAAGAGGATAGTGACGGCAGTGGGTATCAGTTTAGTAAAAAGACTACTATCAAACAACGGAGCAGTCATTCAACTGACAGCAGATTAACAGTGGTCATGACAAGTGATGCTAGTATTCGGCTTAAAGTAGAAGAACCTGGCCCGTCGTCATTGCCATCGTCACCAAACCATCATAACCATATTCATATTGGTAGTACGATGGGAAAGCTAAAATCGAATAAACTAGAAGATCTGAATCCATCGACAATTGCTGCCAGCAGTCCGAATGATTCGGGTCCGATACCAGATCACCAACACAAGCGATCCGCATCGGATTTGTTACAAAGTCCTAATGGATTGATTTTGTGTCCTGAAAAGAGGCGTCGTCTAAGCGCTGGTCCAAGCGACTTAGTAGGTGCTAGCGGTGGAAATAGTATCaatgaaatcaatgaaatttatgaaactcTTATTTCTTCGACCGAAGGAGGTCCCATCGGGTCAACCAATGTTGGTACCTTACCCCAGTCATCACTGCTAGCAGCGGCAACGTCGTCAGCAAAAAACTTGAAGAGCTCCAGCACGAACAACagtatcaacaacaacaacgcgtTTGGCAAATGCACTAGTAGCAACAGCGGCAGCAACTttagcagcagcagtagcaatAAAAGTTCTATAAAGCCAACGCAGTCGAGCCCTACGACGTCGTCTGTGTCATCGCCTGGAGCTCTAGTAGTCGCATCAAACACTCTCAGCTCGACGCAGTCCCCCTCGAAGCCTTCTTCGCCTGTACCTTCTTCTCCGTCGTCGGATAAAATAACGGCGACAACCAGCAGTGGGAAGCCTCCACCTGAGGAAACAGTGGAATCTGGTTCCGATTCAAGTGGAAATTATCCCAATATCAGTAGCAATCCTGTAACCACTACCTCAAGTCCTGAAGTGTCCATCAATCAGCGAATAAGCACCACAGTcacccatcatcatcatcatcatcataatcgtCCACCGGAAAAGGCCGGAGATTCTCCAGCTTCGACTTCTAGTTTCAATGATCAATCTCCTAATCATCACCAGCACCAtactcaacagcagcagcaagttCCATCCATAGCAAGCGCGAGCGGACATCTGCACAGTTCACAGGGAGTTCGCGGATCTCCCGGATCTCAGGCTCAGGGAGAAGACAGCGGTATCGAATCCATGGATGCCTTATCGGAAAAGAGCCCTCATCAACTATCACATAGCCCACAGGGGACCGAACCGCCTGGTTGCAAGCTACTTCGAGTTGACAGTCCCAAGGACAAAGTCGTCGTTTCGTCACCACAAGAAGTTGAACCGAAGGAATCTCTCAAAGATGATTCtagcaataataataataacaccAACATAGACGAATACATAGACATTGAGGCAGCTCTTGCAAAAATGGAAGGGTTGAGTGACATACAAGTAACAGCAGCCACCACCGTAATCGAGAGGCCGGTCAAATTGAATGGCGATCACACGACTTTGATGAAACCAAACCAAACAGAGGAAGCACAAATAAAGCTGGATAGTGCGAATCTAAGTAAAATTCTCGATGATATCGACGACGTTGAGATGGTGGTGATGTCGGAATCTCCAACTACAGCAACCACTAACATCAAAGGGAACAGTATTGATGAAATGTCTTCCAGTGCGCATTCAGGAACAATTGGGGAACCCGTTCAAAAGGAACCAGATGCGGTGACAAAAGGAGAAGAGGAAGAAGACTGGCTTTTAAAAGCGGAgaaaaagcagcagcagcagcaacaacaacaacaggagAAAGGGGAAGCGAATGATATACTCACTAGTAATAGTAACAATAATCTGACGGACAAGGCCGAGTTAAAGCTCGATACCAAGCAACTCGTACTGGAAGATTGTTGTAGCAATAAAGAGGTGTTTAGTTTAAAAAGCGAATGTGATAGTAAAATAGTTGATTGTAAAACTGTAATTAAAAATGATCCCGAGGAGGCTATTGTTAGTAGTGTAAAACAAGAGGATGGCCAAATAAAAAGCGGGCCAAAAAACAGTTCCAGTGTTGGTGATAAGAACAACGATCTATGCGTTTCGGAGAAAAATGGTAATGCTTCGGAAGgacggaaaaatgtgaaatctAGCGGAGTTGAGCAACCGATTCTGTCGGATCTGAAACCCCGTCATGAGCAACCACCGCTGTATAGCTATTCTAGTGAGAAGGCGCGCGAACGTAGATCTGCCGCAAATTCTACTTCTTCCAATTCATCGACACCGACAGTGGTAGATATTATAGATCTTGACGATTCAGGAAAGTCTGATTTGGATCCGCCAGAGAAACAAATTCATTCCCCATTGTCGATCGACATTCCGACGCATCCGGAATCAGctgaaaaacgaataagaacTCGTGCTTCGAGCAAGTTGGAAAGCCCATTAGAACCGCCACGACAGAGTCCATCCATTGATTCACCTGCTGCTGAACGGTTGAAGAATACCGGAGCTAAAAATGTTTCTACAGTTTCAACTGTGTCTGTCTCCACAAACAATAATGCTTCCGGGGGTGATCGTTTAAGTCCAAAAACATTACCCAAAACAACCAAACGGAAACGTCAAGGATCGGAAAGCTCGACTCAGTCTTGCTTAAGTGATGACATTGCCGTTGTTCCTAGTCGAATCAAAAAACCCCGAAAAGCATCAGCTCCGACAGCCGCTATCACAAGTTCCGAAAGGCAGAGAAAACCTCCGTCTGGTCGGGGAGCAAACCTAAGGAAAGCAGCAACGGCACCGGTAACATCCACTGCATCTACGTCACCCACTACAGCAGTTAGCACGACAATAACAGTGGAAGATTCTTCAGATAGTGACGAGCCGTTGATTGAGATAGCGG GTACGTCAGGTACGGTAACAACGCCAACTTCTGCCGAAGAAGAGAAACCcgttcgaaattcaaaatctaCTTCCGGGGCTAAAAACTCTTCGACAAGCTCATTGCCAGCGGTAACGTCTAATAATCCTTCCAACAAGCAGCAGAACACACACCTTCGATCTGCATCTGCTTCTTCACACACCCAACAGCAAACTGCAACCGCGACCCAGGACGAAAAAATTAGCACCAGGAGAAGTGTTCGCATGACTACGTCTACTCTGTCCACTGCGGCCATGAATAACAAGGCCAAAGAGAAAGCCGCTGCTCAGACATCGACAGTTAGTGAAAATCATCGAGACTCGTCTAGTTCTCCAGTTCAGCAAAATCACCATGTGGGTACTGGCGCTGCAggtgagcagcagcagcataatAGTAAAAGCAATAATCACCAAGCTAATAATCACCAGAACTCGGTGGTTGCTGCAGCGGCTGTATCGATAGGCAGTGGAGGATCAATTAAAGGCAGTTGTAGCAATACTAGTGCGGAGACGAAAGTGAGTGCTACTGCTGTGGTAGCGGCTAGTGTTACAGCTGAAAGCAATGTTGCCGGTAGCACACCAGAAGGGCGGCGCAAAACAAGAAGCGCAG GATTAGAAACGACCACCGAAGGTCGAAGAAGACGTGCATCCCGAGACAGCAAGTGA